The Dioscorea cayenensis subsp. rotundata cultivar TDr96_F1 chromosome 19, TDr96_F1_v2_PseudoChromosome.rev07_lg8_w22 25.fasta, whole genome shotgun sequence genome includes a window with the following:
- the LOC120250154 gene encoding auxin response factor 11-like isoform X2 — MSSVQEPVKPSGTLLEEMKLLGEAQNKQGVKKAINSELWHACAGPLVSLPKPGSLVYYFPQGHSEQVTASTRKTANSHIPNYPSLSSQLMCQVHNVTLHADRDTDEIYAQLTLQPVNSEMDVYPIPDFGHSISKQPTEYFCKNLTASDTSTHGGFSVPRRAAEKLFPQLDYSMQPPNQELVVRDLHDNLWTFRHIYRGQPKRHLLTTGWSSFVGAKRLKAGDSVLFIRDDKSQLLLGVRRANRQQITIPSSVLSADSMHMGVLAAADHAAASRSPFTVYYNPRACPSDFIIPLAKYHKAAYTQVSVGMRFGMMFETEESSKRRYMGTIVGINDYDPLRWPNSQWRNLQVEWDEHGYGERPERVSVWEIETPESLFVFPPATSSLKRQCLPGFVVPGVQIGFANSSPLLQAPENGNAVLNPLLSDHDSQLLLLQGQKSCLNTHLGSQQSIYASIFQNIRGHNGTKIVPYCPMPSISTMRSQVPHEAKTAILQNDHLSLMQQHIPLQSVLLQNEKPLPFVDQQHVDVDCVSWTMKEPQESLPEKSFPDRHLPAKTEGAERSTCLPGNSCETTSVESEIPSAKPPNEVNEHSSNLQRTSPQQLQAEHHSESKENIIADTIANDELKFEGQSDPLPNEPPLSRKDSLDSVSMDNPTILPLHEGYFPSHNLDHDDWIFRRSPDHSIIDPLKEPEQGFLFSSASDSTSLSGDISTLVNPENFSSFDMYQFSGSSDSHSPQCLPSFMQEFFSPQDLNPPNVEHGAPAPGILSYEMHDLEAIREEGTKLSGIRDFPNGSYVQSEACNNTNFMPDAHVLNTSIESSGKLKSSCLQVPSGSLIRNWSSNQDMQSQVTSASLADSQFYSFQDIPDSSGGTSSGSMDVNEYSCLSRGTRKQVSPLPLRTYTKVQKLGSVGRSIDVTRFQNYQELKSAIACMFGLEGQLDDPISSEWKLVYVDYENDILLVGDDPWEEFVNCVRCIKILSPSEVQQMSQDGMQLSNTSNINPEILYSER; from the exons ATGTCTTCTGTTCAAGAGCCAGTGAAACCATCAGGGACACTGCTAGAGGAGATGAAGCTTTTGGGAGAGGCTCAGAACAAGCAAG GTGTTAAGAAGGCCATAAACTCTGAGCTATGGCATGCATGCGCAGGGCCTCTTGTTTCGTTGCCTAAGCCTGGAAGCCTCGTGTATTACTTCCCTCAAGGACACAGTGAACAG GTGACAGCATCGACGAGGAAAACAGCAAACTCACATATTCCTAACTACCCGTCTCTTTCCTCTCAGTTGATGTGCCAAGTTCACAATGTCACTTTGCAT GCTGATAGGGACACTGATGAGATCTATGCGCAGTTGACTCTTCAGCCGGTGAATTCT GAAATGGATGTCTATCCTATTCCAGATTTTGGACATTCAATAAGCAAGCAACCAACTGAGTACTTCTGCAAGAACTTGACTGCAAGTGATACAAGCACACATGGTGGCTTTTCAGTGCCTCGCAGGGCTGCAGAGAAGTTATTTCCACAACTT gatTACTCAATGCAACCTCCAAATCAGGAGCTTGTTGTCAGAGATTTACATGACAATTTGTGGACATTTCGACACATATATCGGG GACAACCAAAACGGCATCTTTTGACTACTGGTTGGAGTTCATTTGTGGGTGCAAAACGGCTCAAAGCTGGTGATTCTGTCCTGTTTATCAG GGATGACAAGTCGCAATTACTGTTGGGTGTGAGACGAGCCAACCGGCAACAAATAACAATACCCTCTTCAGTGCTTTCTGCCGATAGTATGCATATGGGTGTCCTTGCTGCCGCAGATCATGCTGCAGCTAGTCGAAGCCCTTTCACTGTTTACTATAATCCAAG GGCATGCCCGTCTGACTTTATCATTCCTCTGGCAAAATACCATAAAGCTGCATACACTCAGGTTTCGGTAGGAATGAGATTTGGGATGATGTTTGAAACTGAAGAATCCAGTAAACGCAG ATATATGGGCACAATTGTGGGTATCAATGACTATGATCCTCTGAGATGGCCAAATTCACAATGGCGTAATCTGCAG GTGGAATGGGATGAACATGGCTATGGTGAAAGACCGGAAAGAGTTAGTGTGTGGGAAATTGAGACTCCAGAgagtctttttgtttttccgCCTGCAACTTCAAGTCTAAAGAGACAATGTCTTCCAGGTTTTGTTG TGCCAGGAGTTCAAATTGGATTTGCGAATTCTAGTCCTTTATTACAGGCTCCTGAAAATGGGAATGCTGTACTAAATCCTTTACTTTCTGACCATGATTCTCAACTGCTGCTACTCCAAGGTCAGAAGTCCTGCCTGAACACCCATCTTGGATCACAGCAATCAATTTATGCAAGCATCTTTCAGAACATTCGGGGACATAACGGCACTAAAATTGTTCCTTACTGTCCTATGCCTTCGATTTCCACTATGAGAAGTCAAGTGCCGCATGAAGCAAAAACAGCAATATTACAGAATGACCATTTATCTCTGATGCAGCAACATATACCATTGCAAAGTGTTTTGCTGCAGAATGAGAAGCCCCTTCCTTTTGTAGACCAGCAACATGTTGATGTAGACTGTGTATCTTGGACTATGAAGGAACCGCAAGAATCACTACCGGAAAAGTCATTTCCTGACAGGCATCTGCCAGCTAAAACAGAAGGCGCTGAGCGTAGCACCTGCCTGCCCGGAAACAGTTGTGAAACAACTTCTGTGGAGTCAGAAATACCATCTGCAAAACCACCAAATGAAGTGAATGAGCATTCTTCAAATCTGCAAAGAACATCACCGCAGCAGTTGCAAGCAGAACATCACAGCGAGAGTAAGGAAAACATCATAGCAGATACAATTGCAAATGATGAACTGAAATTTGAAGGACAGAGTGATCCACTTCCAAATGAGCCTCCATTATCAAGAAAAGATTCATTGGATTCTGTCAGTATGGATAATCCAACTATCTTGCCATTACATGAAGGGTACTTCCCTTCTCATAACTTGGACCATGATGACTGGATTTTCCGTCGGTCACCTGATCACTCCATTATTGATCCCCTGAAAGAGCCTGAGCAAGGATTCCTGTTTTCATCAGCTTCGGATTCTACAAGTCTCTCAGGAGACATATCAACTTTAGTTAACCCTGAAAACTTTAGCTCTTTTGATATGTATCAATTCTCAGGCAGTTCTGATTCTCATAGTCCCCAGTGTCTCCCATCCTTCATGCAAGAATTCTTTAGTCCTCAGGACCTAAACCCTCCAAATGTGGAACATGGTGCTCCAGCTCCTGGTATTCTGTCATATGAGATGCATGATTTGGAAGCAATTCGTGAAGAAGGAACTAAGTTATCAGGAATAAGAGACTTTCCGAACGGGAGTTATGTGCAGAGTGAGGCTTGCAACAACACAAACTTTATGCCCGATGCTCATGTTTTAAATACGAGTATAGAAAGCTCCGGCAAATTGAAGAGTTCTTGTTTGCAAGTTCCTTCTGGTAGTTTGATCCGCAACTGGAGTTCAAATCAAGATATGCAATCTCAGGTCACCTCAGCAAGCCTTGCTGACTCTCAATTCTACTCCTTCCAAGACATACCTGACAGCTCCGGCGGTACATCATCCGGAAGTATGGATGTCAATGAATACAGCTGCTTAAGTAGAGGTACAAGGAAGCAAGTGTCACCCCTGCCTTTGCGGACATATACAAAG GTTCAAAAGCTAGGATCCGTTGGGCGATCGATTGATGTTACACGCTTTCAAAATTACCAGGAACTGAAATCtgccattgcttgcatgtttggGCTTGAAGGTCAACTTGATGATCCAATTAGTTCAGAGTGGAAACTAGTGTATGTTGATTATGAAAATGATATTCTTCTCGTCGGAGATGATCCATGGGA GGAGTTCGTCAACTGTGTAAGGTGTATCAAAATTCTGTCACCTTCTGAAGTGCAGCAGATGAGTCAGGACGGGATGCAGTTAAGTAACACCTCGAACATCAACCCAGAGATTCTGTACTCTGAAAGGTAG
- the LOC120250154 gene encoding auxin response factor 11-like isoform X1, which translates to MSSVQEPVKPSGTLLEEMKLLGEAQNKQGVKKAINSELWHACAGPLVSLPKPGSLVYYFPQGHSEQVTASTRKTANSHIPNYPSLSSQLMCQVHNVTLHADRDTDEIYAQLTLQPVNSEMDVYPIPDFGHSISKQPTEYFCKNLTASDTSTHGGFSVPRRAAEKLFPQLDYSMQPPNQELVVRDLHDNLWTFRHIYRGQPKRHLLTTGWSSFVGAKRLKAGDSVLFIRTIYRDDKSQLLLGVRRANRQQITIPSSVLSADSMHMGVLAAADHAAASRSPFTVYYNPRACPSDFIIPLAKYHKAAYTQVSVGMRFGMMFETEESSKRRYMGTIVGINDYDPLRWPNSQWRNLQVEWDEHGYGERPERVSVWEIETPESLFVFPPATSSLKRQCLPGFVVPGVQIGFANSSPLLQAPENGNAVLNPLLSDHDSQLLLLQGQKSCLNTHLGSQQSIYASIFQNIRGHNGTKIVPYCPMPSISTMRSQVPHEAKTAILQNDHLSLMQQHIPLQSVLLQNEKPLPFVDQQHVDVDCVSWTMKEPQESLPEKSFPDRHLPAKTEGAERSTCLPGNSCETTSVESEIPSAKPPNEVNEHSSNLQRTSPQQLQAEHHSESKENIIADTIANDELKFEGQSDPLPNEPPLSRKDSLDSVSMDNPTILPLHEGYFPSHNLDHDDWIFRRSPDHSIIDPLKEPEQGFLFSSASDSTSLSGDISTLVNPENFSSFDMYQFSGSSDSHSPQCLPSFMQEFFSPQDLNPPNVEHGAPAPGILSYEMHDLEAIREEGTKLSGIRDFPNGSYVQSEACNNTNFMPDAHVLNTSIESSGKLKSSCLQVPSGSLIRNWSSNQDMQSQVTSASLADSQFYSFQDIPDSSGGTSSGSMDVNEYSCLSRGTRKQVSPLPLRTYTKVQKLGSVGRSIDVTRFQNYQELKSAIACMFGLEGQLDDPISSEWKLVYVDYENDILLVGDDPWEEFVNCVRCIKILSPSEVQQMSQDGMQLSNTSNINPEILYSER; encoded by the exons ATGTCTTCTGTTCAAGAGCCAGTGAAACCATCAGGGACACTGCTAGAGGAGATGAAGCTTTTGGGAGAGGCTCAGAACAAGCAAG GTGTTAAGAAGGCCATAAACTCTGAGCTATGGCATGCATGCGCAGGGCCTCTTGTTTCGTTGCCTAAGCCTGGAAGCCTCGTGTATTACTTCCCTCAAGGACACAGTGAACAG GTGACAGCATCGACGAGGAAAACAGCAAACTCACATATTCCTAACTACCCGTCTCTTTCCTCTCAGTTGATGTGCCAAGTTCACAATGTCACTTTGCAT GCTGATAGGGACACTGATGAGATCTATGCGCAGTTGACTCTTCAGCCGGTGAATTCT GAAATGGATGTCTATCCTATTCCAGATTTTGGACATTCAATAAGCAAGCAACCAACTGAGTACTTCTGCAAGAACTTGACTGCAAGTGATACAAGCACACATGGTGGCTTTTCAGTGCCTCGCAGGGCTGCAGAGAAGTTATTTCCACAACTT gatTACTCAATGCAACCTCCAAATCAGGAGCTTGTTGTCAGAGATTTACATGACAATTTGTGGACATTTCGACACATATATCGGG GACAACCAAAACGGCATCTTTTGACTACTGGTTGGAGTTCATTTGTGGGTGCAAAACGGCTCAAAGCTGGTGATTCTGTCCTGTTTATCAG AACTATTTATAGGGATGACAAGTCGCAATTACTGTTGGGTGTGAGACGAGCCAACCGGCAACAAATAACAATACCCTCTTCAGTGCTTTCTGCCGATAGTATGCATATGGGTGTCCTTGCTGCCGCAGATCATGCTGCAGCTAGTCGAAGCCCTTTCACTGTTTACTATAATCCAAG GGCATGCCCGTCTGACTTTATCATTCCTCTGGCAAAATACCATAAAGCTGCATACACTCAGGTTTCGGTAGGAATGAGATTTGGGATGATGTTTGAAACTGAAGAATCCAGTAAACGCAG ATATATGGGCACAATTGTGGGTATCAATGACTATGATCCTCTGAGATGGCCAAATTCACAATGGCGTAATCTGCAG GTGGAATGGGATGAACATGGCTATGGTGAAAGACCGGAAAGAGTTAGTGTGTGGGAAATTGAGACTCCAGAgagtctttttgtttttccgCCTGCAACTTCAAGTCTAAAGAGACAATGTCTTCCAGGTTTTGTTG TGCCAGGAGTTCAAATTGGATTTGCGAATTCTAGTCCTTTATTACAGGCTCCTGAAAATGGGAATGCTGTACTAAATCCTTTACTTTCTGACCATGATTCTCAACTGCTGCTACTCCAAGGTCAGAAGTCCTGCCTGAACACCCATCTTGGATCACAGCAATCAATTTATGCAAGCATCTTTCAGAACATTCGGGGACATAACGGCACTAAAATTGTTCCTTACTGTCCTATGCCTTCGATTTCCACTATGAGAAGTCAAGTGCCGCATGAAGCAAAAACAGCAATATTACAGAATGACCATTTATCTCTGATGCAGCAACATATACCATTGCAAAGTGTTTTGCTGCAGAATGAGAAGCCCCTTCCTTTTGTAGACCAGCAACATGTTGATGTAGACTGTGTATCTTGGACTATGAAGGAACCGCAAGAATCACTACCGGAAAAGTCATTTCCTGACAGGCATCTGCCAGCTAAAACAGAAGGCGCTGAGCGTAGCACCTGCCTGCCCGGAAACAGTTGTGAAACAACTTCTGTGGAGTCAGAAATACCATCTGCAAAACCACCAAATGAAGTGAATGAGCATTCTTCAAATCTGCAAAGAACATCACCGCAGCAGTTGCAAGCAGAACATCACAGCGAGAGTAAGGAAAACATCATAGCAGATACAATTGCAAATGATGAACTGAAATTTGAAGGACAGAGTGATCCACTTCCAAATGAGCCTCCATTATCAAGAAAAGATTCATTGGATTCTGTCAGTATGGATAATCCAACTATCTTGCCATTACATGAAGGGTACTTCCCTTCTCATAACTTGGACCATGATGACTGGATTTTCCGTCGGTCACCTGATCACTCCATTATTGATCCCCTGAAAGAGCCTGAGCAAGGATTCCTGTTTTCATCAGCTTCGGATTCTACAAGTCTCTCAGGAGACATATCAACTTTAGTTAACCCTGAAAACTTTAGCTCTTTTGATATGTATCAATTCTCAGGCAGTTCTGATTCTCATAGTCCCCAGTGTCTCCCATCCTTCATGCAAGAATTCTTTAGTCCTCAGGACCTAAACCCTCCAAATGTGGAACATGGTGCTCCAGCTCCTGGTATTCTGTCATATGAGATGCATGATTTGGAAGCAATTCGTGAAGAAGGAACTAAGTTATCAGGAATAAGAGACTTTCCGAACGGGAGTTATGTGCAGAGTGAGGCTTGCAACAACACAAACTTTATGCCCGATGCTCATGTTTTAAATACGAGTATAGAAAGCTCCGGCAAATTGAAGAGTTCTTGTTTGCAAGTTCCTTCTGGTAGTTTGATCCGCAACTGGAGTTCAAATCAAGATATGCAATCTCAGGTCACCTCAGCAAGCCTTGCTGACTCTCAATTCTACTCCTTCCAAGACATACCTGACAGCTCCGGCGGTACATCATCCGGAAGTATGGATGTCAATGAATACAGCTGCTTAAGTAGAGGTACAAGGAAGCAAGTGTCACCCCTGCCTTTGCGGACATATACAAAG GTTCAAAAGCTAGGATCCGTTGGGCGATCGATTGATGTTACACGCTTTCAAAATTACCAGGAACTGAAATCtgccattgcttgcatgtttggGCTTGAAGGTCAACTTGATGATCCAATTAGTTCAGAGTGGAAACTAGTGTATGTTGATTATGAAAATGATATTCTTCTCGTCGGAGATGATCCATGGGA GGAGTTCGTCAACTGTGTAAGGTGTATCAAAATTCTGTCACCTTCTGAAGTGCAGCAGATGAGTCAGGACGGGATGCAGTTAAGTAACACCTCGAACATCAACCCAGAGATTCTGTACTCTGAAAGGTAG